The Dethiosulfovibrio peptidovorans DSM 11002 genome has a window encoding:
- the eutJ gene encoding ethanolamine utilization protein EutJ: MTSWLTPELSLCGQVFREGTAEGETPGNICLGFDLGTTNMVLVALDEEGFPIGAVMEPSKASVRDGVVVDYLEAIRGMKVCLDRLSRGIPIDESIAVGAAAYPPGISSKTAKVCANVVEALGFECGGLYEEPSAAAEALGMADGVIVDIGGGSTGMSVVRDEKVIFSSDEPTGGTHMTLVLAGALGVDFDRAEEEKRKNRNRYAPLLKPVLEKMATIVRDELEGCPESDGLPVVLVGGGADIVGVEGVMESIIGRPVSMAPESLLVTPLGIARSLWRDRYGSK; the protein is encoded by the coding sequence ATGACCTCTTGGCTTACCCCCGAACTCTCTCTTTGCGGACAGGTCTTTCGAGAAGGGACGGCAGAAGGAGAAACCCCCGGGAATATCTGTCTCGGCTTCGATCTGGGAACCACCAATATGGTACTGGTGGCCTTGGACGAGGAGGGCTTTCCGATAGGAGCGGTTATGGAGCCCTCTAAAGCCTCCGTCAGAGACGGAGTCGTGGTCGATTATCTCGAGGCGATCAGAGGAATGAAGGTCTGTCTCGACCGGCTTTCGAGGGGGATCCCCATCGACGAATCCATTGCGGTGGGAGCCGCCGCTTACCCTCCTGGGATATCCTCTAAAACCGCCAAGGTCTGTGCCAACGTGGTGGAAGCTTTGGGATTCGAGTGTGGAGGGCTGTACGAGGAGCCCTCCGCCGCGGCAGAGGCGTTGGGCATGGCCGACGGTGTGATCGTCGACATAGGCGGAGGATCTACAGGCATGTCCGTCGTGAGGGATGAAAAAGTGATATTCTCCTCCGACGAACCTACTGGGGGTACCCATATGACACTTGTTCTGGCTGGAGCCTTGGGCGTCGATTTCGACAGGGCAGAGGAGGAAAAGAGAAAAAACAGGAATAGATATGCCCCTCTTTTGAAACCCGTACTCGAGAAGATGGCGACCATAGTCAGGGACGAACTGGAGGGATGTCCCGAGTCGGATGGACTTCCGGTAGTCCTGGTAGGGGGGGGAGCCGACATCGTCGGAGTGGAGGGCGTGATGGAATCGATAATAGGCCGTCCCGTATCCATGGCCCCCGAAAGTCTTTTGGTTACGCCGCTGGGGATCGCCCGTTCTCTCTGGAGGGACCGTTATGGATCTAAATAA